A stretch of the Veillonella parvula DSM 2008 genome encodes the following:
- the narJ gene encoding nitrate reductase molybdenum cofactor assembly chaperone — MDDAQKIALIASFLLRYPDESWYNELGEWKEDTRSVEHPQLRQGLLEFFDYIEETDRKAFEDQYVRIFDFSRNTTMYLSTYELQGTGEQAEELVKYKAFFLENGYDLPKEMPDYIPAILELCAVIEPEKAREVYDYCKPKLEYIRDRLIEAKLTYAFLFDIILSVANGLEDGAR, encoded by the coding sequence ATGGATGATGCACAAAAAATAGCTCTCATTGCTTCTTTTTTGCTTCGGTATCCAGATGAATCTTGGTACAATGAACTTGGTGAATGGAAAGAGGATACTCGCTCTGTTGAGCATCCTCAACTTCGCCAAGGATTGTTAGAGTTCTTTGATTACATTGAAGAAACGGATCGTAAGGCCTTTGAAGACCAATACGTACGTATCTTTGACTTCAGTCGTAATACAACGATGTACTTATCAACTTACGAATTGCAAGGTACAGGGGAACAAGCAGAGGAACTCGTTAAATATAAAGCCTTCTTCCTAGAAAATGGCTATGATTTACCAAAGGAGATGCCTGACTATATTCCAGCTATTTTAGAGTTATGTGCAGTTATCGAACCTGAAAAGGCTCGTGAAGTATATGATTATTGTAAACCAAAGCTAGAATATATTAGGGATCGATTGATCGAAGCAAAACTGACCTATGCATTCTTATTTGATATCATATTGTCGGTTGCAAATGGATTGGAGGACGGTGCACGATGA
- the narI gene encoding respiratory nitrate reductase subunit gamma translates to MNLFLWGALPYIAFTFLIVGTLVRFFYFERNWTTKSSEFLEKKQLRIANPLFHFGLLCVIGGHVVGVLVPKTWTAAMGINDHMYHEGALYMGAVAGIIFIVGFLLLMKRRFTVPAMKVNTSGFDKWLYLFLTLAIFSGMAGTLLNASGFFDYRVSIGPWFRSLLSFMPDPSLMEGVPFMFKFHMLAWMVVAIIFPFSRLVHCLSVPLNYLTRPFIVYRKRDQK, encoded by the coding sequence ATGAATCTATTTTTATGGGGCGCTTTGCCATATATTGCGTTTACCTTCTTAATCGTAGGCACACTTGTTCGTTTCTTCTACTTTGAAAGAAACTGGACTACAAAATCAAGTGAATTTTTAGAGAAAAAACAATTACGTATTGCCAATCCATTGTTCCACTTTGGTTTGCTATGCGTTATCGGCGGTCACGTAGTAGGTGTATTAGTACCTAAAACTTGGACTGCAGCTATGGGTATTAATGACCATATGTACCATGAAGGTGCATTGTATATGGGTGCTGTAGCGGGTATCATCTTTATCGTTGGTTTCTTGCTCTTGATGAAACGCCGCTTTACTGTACCTGCTATGAAAGTAAATACATCTGGCTTTGATAAATGGCTATATTTATTTTTAACATTGGCTATCTTTAGTGGTATGGCCGGTACATTACTTAATGCATCTGGCTTCTTTGATTACCGTGTATCCATCGGTCCATGGTTCCGTAGCTTACTATCCTTTATGCCGGATCCATCCTTGATGGAAGGTGTACCATTCATGTTTAAATTCCATATGTTGGCATGGATGGTGGTTGCTATTATCTTCCCATTCAGCCGTTTGGTACACTGCTTGAGTGTTCCACTCAACTATTTAACACGTCCGTTCATCGTATATCGTAAACGGGATCAAAAATAA
- a CDS encoding putative porin, whose amino-acid sequence MIKRKMTSAFAVAAMMGVATAFAVNPFSDVPSDSWAYQAVDQLATAGIINGYPDGTFKGQNNITRYEMAQMIAKGMANQDRANAEQQAMLNRLADEFSNELNTLGVRVAKLEDRVGNVKVTGDARINYIGKEGGDGYDYEDKITARVRLGLDAKVNKNTSVKARITTGSIELGDSSKEAQANWDLAYVEHKFGKNVVVDAGRYTQKFGGGLIYNSNFDGVGATAKLGKKVTLNGGYGYMTAGRFAKVSKENNGDVGIVNTNVAVNDRFSFGGMLAHVGTANVRMGNGKKNNDFDNVYGFNAKYNVGKLDVHGEWVKASGLSDSDIWNVGAKWGNYKIDKKNSWAVGLDYYDQAKNAPIFKTQKYESNDLQKTTRFEGYKAWELGASYAPEKNIGINAYYGFNAKTQEGNRVNDYYRADLNFKF is encoded by the coding sequence ATGATTAAACGTAAAATGACCAGTGCTTTTGCAGTGGCTGCCATGATGGGTGTGGCTACAGCTTTTGCTGTTAACCCATTTTCCGATGTCCCTTCTGATAGCTGGGCTTATCAAGCAGTAGATCAATTGGCTACAGCTGGTATTATCAATGGATATCCTGATGGTACTTTCAAAGGGCAAAATAATATTACGCGTTATGAAATGGCTCAAATGATTGCGAAAGGCATGGCTAATCAAGATCGTGCAAATGCGGAACAACAAGCTATGTTAAATCGCTTGGCTGATGAATTTTCCAATGAATTGAATACACTTGGTGTGCGTGTAGCTAAATTGGAAGACCGCGTAGGCAATGTAAAAGTTACTGGTGATGCTCGTATCAACTACATCGGCAAAGAGGGTGGCGATGGTTATGATTACGAAGATAAGATCACAGCTCGTGTACGTCTAGGTCTCGATGCAAAGGTTAATAAAAATACCTCTGTTAAAGCGCGTATTACTACAGGTTCTATTGAGCTAGGTGATAGCTCTAAAGAGGCACAAGCTAATTGGGATTTGGCATACGTAGAGCACAAGTTCGGTAAAAATGTTGTGGTCGATGCGGGGCGCTATACTCAAAAATTTGGCGGTGGTCTCATTTATAACTCCAACTTTGATGGTGTTGGTGCTACAGCTAAGCTTGGTAAAAAAGTGACATTAAACGGTGGCTATGGTTATATGACAGCAGGCCGTTTTGCAAAGGTTTCCAAGGAAAATAACGGTGATGTGGGCATTGTGAATACTAATGTGGCTGTAAATGATCGCTTTAGCTTTGGTGGTATGCTTGCTCATGTTGGCACAGCGAATGTACGCATGGGTAATGGCAAGAAAAATAATGATTTTGATAATGTATATGGCTTCAATGCGAAATATAATGTAGGTAAACTTGATGTTCACGGTGAGTGGGTTAAAGCATCTGGCTTGAGTGATTCTGATATTTGGAATGTAGGCGCTAAATGGGGAAACTACAAAATTGATAAAAAGAATTCTTGGGCAGTAGGCTTAGATTACTACGATCAAGCTAAAAATGCACCGATTTTCAAAACACAAAAATACGAATCTAATGATTTACAAAAAACAACGCGTTTTGAAGGTTATAAGGCGTGGGAGTTGGGCGCATCTTATGCACCAGAGAAAAATATTGGCATTAATGCATACTACGGTTTCAATGCTAAAACACAAGAAGGCAATCGCGTAAATGATTACTATCGTGCGGATCTTAACTTCAAATTCTAA
- a CDS encoding MFS transporter, with product MDSSWKRIIYLICTIQVGGGITIIGVLSFLPLFLAELGLHDPGEAAMWAGLVSGVTPCMVALSAPYWSRKANQLGPRKVMMFILFTLMVTVGACAFTQTPWQLLMLRILQGVVGGYVPIGLAIIILITPEDKVPWAMGLYQASMVMGLVFGPLMGGLAADLLGYRAPFVMFSALTGLCMLGIYLFMPNLQFEHKVDARESQLSLIKSFLVIPRVRLLVGLLFLCNFGITGIGPILPLYIKHYMHMNDEFVATIVGIIIFGAGLFSALASISIGKITERLTMPRIVFTATWAVGTLFILQYIMPSIWGLGIFRAIAGFFMGFITPIANTLISKAVPIERRGIVFGAVSSVAMMGNVLGPVLSGMIARAFGYGAVFWSTAAIFFVAALFIYRSLVIPSES from the coding sequence ATGGATTCTTCTTGGAAACGAATTATATACCTAATCTGTACTATACAGGTTGGTGGGGGTATAACAATTATCGGTGTATTATCCTTCCTTCCGTTATTTTTAGCTGAGCTAGGTCTTCATGATCCAGGAGAAGCGGCCATGTGGGCAGGTCTTGTATCTGGTGTAACGCCTTGTATGGTGGCTCTTAGTGCTCCCTATTGGTCGCGTAAGGCAAATCAGCTTGGTCCACGTAAGGTAATGATGTTCATCTTGTTTACCCTGATGGTTACGGTCGGTGCCTGTGCTTTTACACAAACACCATGGCAGTTATTGATGTTACGCATCTTGCAAGGCGTGGTGGGGGGATATGTTCCGATAGGCTTGGCTATTATTATTCTTATAACCCCTGAGGATAAGGTACCTTGGGCAATGGGTTTATATCAAGCCTCCATGGTTATGGGTCTCGTTTTTGGACCACTCATGGGTGGTTTGGCGGCGGACTTATTAGGTTATCGCGCTCCATTTGTTATGTTCTCAGCCTTAACAGGGCTTTGTATGTTGGGGATTTATCTATTCATGCCTAATCTACAGTTTGAGCATAAGGTAGATGCTAGAGAGTCGCAGCTGTCTCTAATTAAATCCTTTTTGGTCATACCTCGTGTTCGCCTCTTGGTAGGGCTATTGTTTCTATGTAATTTTGGTATTACCGGCATTGGCCCCATTTTACCACTATACATTAAGCACTATATGCATATGAATGATGAGTTTGTAGCCACTATTGTTGGTATAATTATCTTTGGAGCCGGTTTGTTTAGTGCTTTAGCCTCAATCTCCATTGGCAAGATAACAGAACGTTTAACCATGCCTCGTATTGTTTTTACTGCTACATGGGCTGTAGGGACTTTGTTTATACTTCAATATATAATGCCTAGTATATGGGGCCTTGGCATATTCCGTGCCATTGCAGGATTCTTCATGGGCTTTATTACACCGATTGCCAATACGCTCATATCCAAGGCCGTTCCTATTGAGCGCCGAGGTATCGTATTTGGTGCGGTGTCCAGTGTAGCCATGATGGGAAATGTATTGGGGCCTGTCCTTAGTGGTATGATTGCTCGCGCCTTTGGGTATGGGGCGGTCTTTTGGTCTACAGCAGCTATATTCTTTGTAGCGGCGCTGTTTATTTATCGTAGTTTAGTTATTCCTAGTGAAAGTTAA
- a CDS encoding LysR family transcriptional regulator yields MLLKQLEYFVCVVDNNSFTQAATEQYVSQSAISQQIKALENSLGVELMVREKRSFHLTPAGQYLYRSGKKLLERFHDIKVETTRIGTDARVSLRIGYLNRYSGIAMQQTVIRMAKRYKNLDIRMYSGSHEELYGMLSDRRVDVVFNDQWQILSDDFESHLIDKATTFIEVPQGYTNEDCVELKHIDDLPLILLCRGKYTLSEEEHYRKAIGYNGAFAYARTLEEARYLVAGQQGLLLLDCFKYLTDPMPGIERKVLTNHSKPMERHYYFISQRNQNNSYIVALRDMFRQVLEEL; encoded by the coding sequence ATGTTATTAAAACAATTAGAGTATTTTGTATGTGTAGTAGATAATAATAGTTTTACACAAGCTGCAACAGAGCAATATGTATCTCAATCTGCTATATCTCAGCAAATCAAAGCTCTTGAAAATAGCCTTGGTGTTGAATTAATGGTTCGAGAGAAACGAAGTTTTCATCTAACACCAGCAGGACAATATTTATATCGATCTGGTAAGAAGCTATTAGAACGGTTCCATGATATTAAGGTAGAAACGACGCGCATTGGTACAGATGCACGGGTGAGTTTGCGCATTGGCTATTTGAACCGTTATAGTGGGATTGCTATGCAGCAAACTGTGATTCGCATGGCAAAGCGTTATAAAAATTTAGATATTCGTATGTACAGCGGCAGCCATGAAGAGCTATATGGCATGCTTAGTGATCGTCGTGTAGATGTAGTATTTAATGATCAATGGCAAATTTTATCTGATGATTTTGAAAGTCATTTAATTGATAAAGCCACTACATTTATAGAGGTACCACAAGGATATACTAATGAAGATTGTGTAGAACTAAAGCATATCGATGATTTACCACTTATTTTATTGTGTCGCGGGAAATATACCTTGTCTGAAGAGGAACATTATCGCAAAGCTATAGGTTATAATGGTGCTTTCGCTTATGCTCGCACGTTAGAAGAAGCACGATACTTGGTTGCAGGGCAGCAAGGGCTATTACTATTAGATTGTTTTAAATACTTAACAGATCCTATGCCAGGTATTGAACGTAAGGTATTGACGAATCATAGTAAACCTATGGAACGCCACTACTACTTTATATCGCAACGAAATCAAAATAATTCGTATATTGTAGCTCTTAGAGATATGTTCCGGCAAGTACTTGAAGAATTATAA
- a CDS encoding LysE/ArgO family amino acid transporter, giving the protein MYFLQGLLVGLATFAPVGMQNLFIINTALVQPVRRIILTLIILAFFDMSLSAAAFYGIGAVLEMWPLTKLIVLLFGGLLIVYMGFNIFKTEPDMRNVDTHIPIRKIIVSAIAVSWGNPQAILDATMMLGAFQANIPKESIYHFFAGFLVMTPIWFGSLATTMHLLAKKIKITHMAWINRFCGSVLVIYGIKLCIDGFMMLRDFL; this is encoded by the coding sequence ATGTACTTCTTACAAGGACTTCTTGTCGGTCTCGCTACGTTTGCCCCTGTTGGCATGCAAAACCTCTTCATTATTAATACGGCCTTGGTGCAACCTGTCCGTCGCATTATATTGACGCTAATCATACTAGCGTTTTTTGACATGAGTTTAAGTGCTGCCGCCTTCTATGGTATTGGTGCCGTTCTTGAAATGTGGCCACTCACAAAGCTCATAGTTCTCCTCTTTGGGGGCCTCCTCATTGTTTATATGGGCTTTAATATATTTAAAACTGAACCAGACATGCGCAATGTGGACACACATATTCCAATTAGAAAAATTATTGTCTCAGCCATTGCGGTATCATGGGGCAATCCTCAAGCCATTCTAGATGCGACAATGATGCTCGGTGCTTTTCAAGCTAATATTCCAAAAGAAAGCATCTACCACTTCTTCGCTGGTTTCTTAGTTATGACACCTATTTGGTTTGGTTCTCTAGCTACTACAATGCATCTACTAGCTAAAAAAATTAAAATTACTCATATGGCATGGATTAACCGTTTCTGTGGTTCGGTTCTCGTCATTTATGGTATCAAATTATGTATTGATGGCTTCATGATGTTAAGAGACTTTTTGTGA
- a CDS encoding YeiH family protein produces MGINQKTLPGILLCAILAIPCWLLGQQFHLVGSPIFAIILGIIIGSIFTSWKREKTGAGIGFTSKKILQWAVILLGFGLNITQILHVGWISLPVIISTIATSLIVSYVIYRLTHIDSNSAVLIGVGSSICGGSAIAAAAPVIKAEDHDIAQAISVVFFFNVVAAFVFPQLGDAIGLSNMGFGLFAGTAVNDTSSVTATAAVWDSMKGTGTQVLEYATIVKLTRTLAIIPICLGLASYQVYKAKKNASQTDGANVSIAKIFPRFVLYFVLCSLITTALSYANVDIQFLSIFKTISKYFITMAMVAIGLNTNIVKLLKSGGSALALGACCWIAISAVSLMAQHMIGLW; encoded by the coding sequence ATGGGTATCAATCAAAAAACGTTGCCAGGCATTTTGCTCTGTGCCATTCTCGCTATTCCTTGTTGGCTACTAGGACAGCAATTTCATCTAGTAGGTAGTCCAATCTTTGCCATCATTTTAGGTATAATTATTGGTTCTATCTTTACCTCTTGGAAACGGGAAAAAACAGGTGCTGGCATTGGATTTACATCCAAAAAGATTTTACAGTGGGCCGTTATTTTGTTGGGCTTTGGTCTTAACATTACACAGATTCTACATGTAGGTTGGATTTCTTTACCTGTCATCATTTCTACCATCGCTACATCGTTAATCGTATCCTATGTTATTTATCGATTAACCCATATTGACTCTAACTCAGCTGTTCTCATCGGTGTTGGTTCATCCATTTGTGGTGGTTCCGCTATTGCTGCAGCGGCACCAGTTATTAAAGCAGAGGATCATGATATTGCACAAGCAATCTCTGTTGTATTCTTCTTCAATGTGGTAGCCGCCTTCGTATTCCCTCAATTAGGCGACGCCATTGGGCTCTCTAACATGGGCTTTGGATTGTTCGCTGGTACTGCAGTTAACGATACTTCTTCTGTAACAGCAACAGCTGCTGTATGGGATAGTATGAAAGGTACGGGCACTCAAGTTTTGGAATATGCTACTATCGTAAAGCTAACACGTACCCTAGCTATTATTCCTATATGTTTAGGCCTCGCTAGTTATCAAGTATACAAAGCCAAGAAAAATGCCTCTCAGACAGATGGTGCAAACGTTAGTATTGCTAAGATTTTCCCAAGATTTGTTTTATACTTTGTACTTTGCTCCCTTATTACAACAGCATTATCCTATGCTAATGTAGATATTCAATTCTTGAGTATCTTCAAAACAATTTCCAAATACTTTATTACAATGGCCATGGTAGCAATCGGCCTTAATACAAATATTGTAAAATTATTAAAATCCGGCGGCTCTGCCCTAGCCTTAGGCGCTTGTTGCTGGATTGCTATCTCCGCCGTAAGCCTTATGGCACAACATATGATAGGTTTATGGTAG
- a CDS encoding beta-class carbonic anhydrase, with amino-acid sequence MIDITKIIETNKEYVKQHPELPKAGLTSHPTKKLGIVTCMDTRLVGMLEEALGFNRGEIIVIKTAGNSVTQPIDNIVQSLLVATYGMEIEDVLIIGHENCGMIDFSATTFMESMKAKGISEDAIRMIEPGLIDWMDRFHISEDNVIYTVNFLRHHPLFPKGMGFYGGMMDPDTGEFRYLEI; translated from the coding sequence ATGATTGATATTACAAAAATAATTGAAACCAATAAAGAATATGTGAAACAACACCCTGAGCTACCAAAGGCGGGGCTAACAAGCCATCCTACAAAAAAGTTAGGCATCGTAACTTGTATGGATACCCGCTTAGTAGGTATGCTTGAAGAAGCACTAGGCTTTAATCGAGGCGAGATAATTGTCATCAAAACTGCAGGCAATAGTGTAACACAACCTATCGATAACATCGTGCAAAGCTTGCTCGTTGCTACCTATGGTATGGAAATTGAAGATGTGCTAATTATCGGTCATGAAAACTGTGGTATGATTGATTTTTCTGCTACTACATTCATGGAATCTATGAAAGCAAAAGGTATCAGTGAAGATGCTATTCGCATGATTGAACCGGGCCTTATCGACTGGATGGATCGATTCCATATCTCTGAAGACAATGTAATTTATACAGTTAACTTCCTACGCCACCATCCACTATTTCCAAAAGGAATGGGTTTCTATGGAGGCATGATGGATCCTGATACAGGCGAATTCCGCTACCTTGAAATTTAG
- the bioD gene encoding dethiobiotin synthase codes for MKQLGISIIGTDTDVGKTFVTGLLGAMAVDDGFAVGMVKPVSSSAVPFPECVTMDEDNYNIGLESKDATHLMRSAGIPESRRHEVNPYAIAGDFSPRLAAELAGIEIDYDGLVEHTLDVVSRYDITFVEGAGGITTPLYGDKTFTDFMKDIKLPAIVVADGRLGSINRAVLTCEYAKLHGIEVKAIIVNDTTAVDLFLLKTNVADMERYTGVPVVAVVPPYQGPDIQKVQLGWARSFIDSKELWNTVLGL; via the coding sequence ATGAAGCAGTTAGGTATTTCTATAATTGGTACAGATACAGATGTAGGTAAGACGTTTGTGACAGGGTTATTGGGGGCGATGGCTGTAGACGATGGCTTTGCTGTTGGTATGGTGAAACCTGTGTCTTCTAGTGCAGTTCCTTTCCCTGAATGTGTGACGATGGATGAGGATAATTATAATATTGGCCTTGAGAGTAAAGATGCAACACATTTGATGCGCTCCGCAGGTATTCCTGAATCTCGTCGTCATGAAGTGAATCCTTATGCTATAGCCGGTGATTTCTCTCCTCGCCTTGCAGCGGAATTGGCTGGTATCGAGATTGACTATGATGGCCTTGTAGAACATACATTAGATGTAGTGAGTCGCTATGACATAACCTTTGTAGAAGGTGCAGGCGGTATCACGACCCCTCTCTATGGAGATAAAACTTTCACGGATTTTATGAAAGATATCAAATTACCAGCTATTGTTGTAGCAGATGGTCGTCTTGGATCTATTAATCGCGCCGTTTTGACTTGCGAATATGCTAAGTTGCATGGTATCGAGGTGAAAGCTATTATCGTAAATGATACAACAGCTGTAGATCTGTTTTTGTTGAAAACAAATGTGGCAGATATGGAGCGTTACACAGGTGTTCCTGTAGTAGCTGTAGTGCCGCCATACCAAGGTCCGGATATTCAAAAGGTTCAACTTGGTTGGGCTCGATCTTTTATTGATTCTAAGGAATTATGGAACACGGTATTAGGTCTATAA
- the bioA gene encoding adenosylmethionine--8-amino-7-oxononanoate transaminase, protein MAEKQLSQAAQWDHEFVWHPFTQMQDWLAQEPVVIERGEGVYLIDENGKKYYDGVSSLWVNIHGHNHPVLNQALKDQIDKIAHSTLLGLVSPPSAQLCKELVELAPEGLDKVFLSDDGSTAIEVAIKMAYQYRQQVGQTKKTKFIALNAGYHGDTLGTVSVGGIQLFHQVFHNLLFKPLTLPSPGVYRDLADRDKAFEESLTELERILNEEGDEITALVMEPLVQAAAGMLVMPHGYLKRVRELTEQHDVFLIVDEVATGFGRTGKFFACEHEGVSPDFMTLSKGITGGYLPLAATLTTQRVFDAFLGTFEEKKTFYHGHSYTGNALACAVALASLKVFRDEKVIEQLPAKVEAFTKALEPIKSLKHVKEVRQRGLIVGIELEKDVSTHEAYRPNDAVGAKVAILAREQGLICRPIGDVVILMPPLASTVEQLEDMVRIVGESIQRATEEEGILEDMRPIIL, encoded by the coding sequence ATGGCAGAGAAACAGCTTTCACAAGCAGCACAATGGGACCACGAGTTTGTATGGCATCCATTTACACAAATGCAAGATTGGCTAGCACAAGAACCAGTAGTAATTGAACGCGGTGAGGGGGTATACCTCATCGATGAGAACGGTAAAAAGTATTACGATGGTGTATCCTCTTTGTGGGTTAATATTCATGGTCACAACCATCCTGTATTGAACCAAGCATTGAAGGATCAAATCGATAAAATTGCGCATAGCACGTTATTAGGCCTCGTAAGTCCTCCGTCTGCACAATTGTGTAAAGAACTTGTAGAGCTTGCTCCAGAAGGCTTAGATAAAGTATTCCTCTCTGATGATGGCAGTACAGCTATCGAAGTGGCTATTAAAATGGCGTACCAATACCGTCAACAAGTAGGGCAAACGAAAAAGACTAAGTTCATTGCCCTCAATGCAGGCTATCATGGGGATACATTAGGTACCGTATCCGTAGGTGGTATTCAATTATTTCACCAAGTATTCCATAATCTATTATTTAAACCATTAACATTGCCAAGCCCTGGTGTGTATAGAGATTTGGCAGATCGAGATAAAGCTTTTGAAGAGTCGTTGACTGAATTGGAACGCATCCTTAACGAAGAAGGCGATGAAATTACAGCTCTTGTTATGGAACCATTGGTGCAAGCAGCGGCAGGCATGCTCGTAATGCCTCACGGTTATTTGAAACGGGTTCGTGAGTTAACAGAACAACACGATGTATTCCTCATCGTTGACGAAGTAGCTACTGGCTTTGGCCGAACTGGCAAATTCTTTGCTTGCGAACATGAAGGAGTATCTCCAGATTTTATGACCTTATCCAAAGGCATCACTGGTGGGTACCTTCCATTAGCAGCAACATTGACTACACAACGCGTATTCGATGCATTCCTCGGCACCTTTGAGGAAAAGAAAACATTCTATCATGGTCACTCCTATACTGGTAATGCCTTGGCCTGTGCCGTTGCGTTGGCTTCTTTGAAAGTATTCCGTGATGAAAAGGTAATTGAACAATTGCCTGCTAAAGTAGAAGCTTTCACAAAGGCCTTAGAACCTATTAAATCTTTGAAGCATGTGAAAGAGGTTCGTCAGCGGGGTCTCATCGTAGGTATTGAACTTGAAAAAGATGTGTCCACCCACGAAGCGTATCGCCCAAATGATGCGGTAGGTGCTAAGGTGGCAATCCTTGCCCGTGAACAAGGTCTTATTTGCCGCCCTATTGGCGACGTGGTTATCCTTATGCCTCCATTGGCATCGACTGTGGAACAATTAGAGGACATGGTTCGTATTGTAGGTGAAAGTATCCAACGTGCCACTGAGGAAGAGGGGATACTTGAAGATATGCGCCCAATTATTTTATAA
- a CDS encoding anaerobic C4-dicarboxylate transporter: MRIAESILRKNPKHINYLAPTVTYFLTILAGTGHTAFSMIPVIVEVAKSENIKPSVPLSIAVVASQIGITASPVSAAVVAMSGFLEPYGVNYPTLLAICISTTFVGVMITAFIMSTFANNDLSSDPVYQERLAAGHVAPPREKSTDFHLKPGAKTSVLIFLIGIICIVFYATAISKNIGIIKPVIFGRNDAIIGFMMIIAAAITFFCKLDTAELVNTSTFKSGLSACVCVLGVAWLGDTFVKGHIPEIKALASSMVTAYPFLLAVAFFFASTLLYSQAATTQALVPAVILALGITPENTGSVYIIIASFAAVSALFVLPTYPTLLGAVQMDDTGSTRIGKLVFNHPFFIPGVLAIAISVALGFVVAPLML; this comes from the coding sequence GTGCGCATTGCTGAAAGTATTTTGCGTAAAAATCCTAAGCATATCAACTATTTGGCACCAACTGTTACGTATTTCTTAACTATTCTAGCGGGTACTGGTCATACAGCATTCTCTATGATTCCAGTAATCGTAGAGGTGGCGAAAAGTGAAAACATTAAGCCATCTGTGCCATTATCTATCGCCGTTGTAGCAAGCCAAATTGGTATCACAGCGAGTCCTGTATCGGCAGCAGTAGTTGCTATGAGTGGGTTCCTTGAGCCATATGGTGTTAACTATCCTACATTGCTCGCCATCTGTATTTCCACAACATTTGTAGGGGTTATGATTACGGCATTTATCATGTCTACCTTTGCGAATAATGATTTATCTTCTGATCCAGTGTATCAAGAACGTTTGGCGGCAGGTCACGTGGCGCCACCTCGTGAAAAAAGCACTGATTTCCACTTAAAACCTGGTGCAAAAACTTCAGTATTGATTTTCTTGATTGGTATCATTTGTATCGTATTCTACGCAACAGCAATTTCCAAAAACATTGGTATTATTAAACCAGTTATCTTTGGTCGAAATGATGCTATCATCGGCTTTATGATGATTATTGCGGCTGCTATCACATTCTTCTGTAAGCTTGATACAGCAGAACTTGTTAATACAAGTACATTCAAATCCGGCTTATCCGCTTGTGTCTGTGTACTAGGCGTAGCATGGTTGGGTGATACCTTTGTAAAAGGTCATATCCCTGAAATCAAAGCGCTCGCTTCTAGCATGGTAACAGCATATCCGTTCCTATTGGCGGTAGCGTTCTTCTTTGCAAGTACATTGTTGTATAGTCAAGCGGCAACTACGCAAGCTTTGGTACCAGCTGTAATTCTAGCTCTCGGTATTACACCAGAGAACACAGGATCCGTTTATATTATTATCGCATCCTTTGCAGCTGTATCTGCACTCTTTGTATTGCCTACATATCCAACACTTTTGGGGGCTGTACAAATGGACGATACGGGCTCTACGCGAATCGGTAAGCTTGTATTTAACCATCCGTTCTTTATTCCAGGCGTACTTGCCATCGCCATTTCTGTAGCACTCGGTTTCGTAGTGGCTCCGTTGATGCTGTAA
- a CDS encoding Fur family transcriptional regulator, producing MNTTAWPEGIKKTKQREAIWSVLTTTDKPITALEIAERLGNGSTTWMSTIYRTLELLETKGIVTRTTLMGSEMAYYEITPHTHRHYAVCTSCGAMIPLHACPVVEMPQELNDAGFTVTEHHLEIAGICKKCKNKK from the coding sequence ATGAATACAACAGCTTGGCCGGAAGGCATAAAAAAGACCAAACAGCGCGAAGCCATTTGGTCTGTATTAACAACTACAGATAAACCTATTACAGCCCTTGAAATCGCAGAACGCTTAGGTAATGGTAGTACTACTTGGATGTCTACTATCTACCGTACACTTGAACTATTAGAAACTAAGGGTATCGTTACACGTACCACGCTCATGGGTAGTGAGATGGCATATTATGAAATTACCCCTCATACACATCGACACTATGCTGTATGTACGAGCTGTGGTGCCATGATACCGCTCCATGCCTGTCCCGTCGTAGAAATGCCACAAGAACTTAACGATGCAGGATTTACTGTAACGGAACATCACCTTGAGATCGCAGGGATTTGTAAGAAGTGCAAAAACAAGAAGTAG